AGTTTCGTGTGTAAAAATTGATCCCTATCTGAACTATGATGCTGGAACCATGAATCCTATTGCACATGGCGAAGTCTTTGTAACCGAAGATGGTGGAGAGTGCGATATGGATATTGGAAACTATGAAAGGTTTCTCAACCAGAACATCCCAAAATCTCACAACATAACTACAGCTCAAATTTATTCAAGAGTAATAGAATCTGAAAGACGTGGAGAGTATCTAGGAGCATGTGTCCAGATCATACCACATGTAACTGATGCTATAAAAGAAAGAATTAGAAATATTGCAAAAAGCGAAGATTTGAACGTACTAGTAGTAGAGTGTGGCGGAACAGTAGGAGATATTGAGAGTCTTCCTTTTCTTGAAGCATTAAGACAAATAAGATTAGAGGATGGCCCAGAAAATGTCATTTTTGTACATGTTACACTTGCACCATCACTTGATGTAGTAGGGGAACAAAAGACAAAACCTACTCAGCATAGCGTACAAGAACTCCGCAGAATTGGCATCCAACCAGATTTGTTGGCAGTAAGATGCTCATATCCACTTGAAACAGCAGCAAAGAAAAAGATATCACTTTTTTCAAACGTATCTGTTAAAGATGTATTTTCATGTCATGACGCAGATTCAATTTTGACAATACCACAGATGCTGTATGATCAAGGAATTATCGATATTATTTTTAAGAAATTCGGCAAAGTTGGTTTGGTAAATACTTCGGCAAACTGGGACAGGTGGAATTCAATTGTAAATTCTTTTGCATTAATAAATCAATCTGTAAAGATAGCAATGGTTGGAAAATATGTAAAACTTGCAGATAGCTATGTTAGTGTAAATCAAGCACTCAAACATGCGGGTGCAAAAATTGGAAAAAATGTTATGATAGACTGGATTGATTCTGAAGAATTAAATGGAAATATTGACAAGCTCTCATCATACCAAGGCATACTAGTACCCGGAGGTTTTGGTGATAGAGGTTCTGAGGGAATCATAAAGACTGCAAACTATGCAAGAGAGAAAAACATACCATATCTTGGAATCTGTTTTGGATTCCAACTTGCAGCAGTAGCTTTTGGTCGTTATGTTTGCGGATTAGATAATGCAAACTCTACTGAGATTTCTCCAAATACTGAAAACCCAGTGATTGATCTTTTGCCAGAACAAAAAACAATTGAAAACAAGGGTGGTTCACTAAGACTTGGATCAAACGAAATCAAAGTAGATGACAATACTCTAGCGTTCAAACTTTACAAATCAAATACAATTCTCAAAAGACATAGACATAGATACGAATTCAATCAAAAATATCTTGATGCATTTACCAATAAAGGAATGACCTTTTCAGGATATAGTGATAATAAAAAACGAATGGAGATACTTGAAATTCCTACACATAGATTCTACCTAGGTGTACAATTCCACCCGGAATTTAACAGTAGACCTGGATTTCCAGAGGCATCGTTTGAAGCTTTTGTAAATGCTGCGGCTCAGGCATAATTACTTCGGAATTTCGTAGATTCTTTGTCGTGTATCTCGTAAAGAAACCCTTCTTTTGACATATCCTTTGTCAAGCAGATGACGCAAAGCAAGTCTTACTGTTCTATCTGGGAGAAGTGTTTTGGCGGATAATTCTTTTTGGGTTAATGAACCCTCATACTCTAATGTCTTTAACAAGAGTTTTGAGCTAGGTGGCATGTTTAGAAGATCGTCTGCAAGCTTTACTTTCCTTGTTAATGCAGATACAGTAGTAGAATCCTTCTTCATTCGTATTATATTTGCAGGTATTGGAAATTTTGTACATGCAACCATTTGATCTACTTTGAAGCGATCCTTTCCATCCATAACTATTTCACATCTAAGGCTAGATGAAATGTCGTCAATCTCAATGGAACTTTCATCAGACACTATTAGTGGCCTTCTTGTAATATCTAATGAGTTTACTGAAACAATTCCAAAAACTTTGGAATCTTGGAATATTGCTGGTCCGCCTGCAGACATTGAATACGCAGATGAGCCAATGGGTGTTGTTATAATAACACCGTCGCTGCTGTCATGCCAGACTTCCTCACCATTTATTCGTAATACGTGTTCAACCAACGTCGCGCTCTTTGATGAAAATATTGCAACATCGTTTAGTACAGGGTAAACACTTTTGCCATCAATTTTTACACCAAGACGTGTAACATGTTCTATTGTAAAATCTGTTTTTTTCAATCTATTTAGAAATGTAGGAAATTCCTTTAAATCAAGCTGTGCAAGATACCCGCTTGATTCAAATTCATTTATACCAAGCACTGGAACAGTAGTATTCAAGTCTTGATGAAAATAATTCCTAACTCCTCTGTCACCGCCAGTAACTACCACATAATCAACATCTTTGGAAAGTTGTTTGTTGCCAAGTAGAAATGATTCTATGCCATGACTTTCAAGTGATAGTTTTACGGATTTTACTGTTCTTTCTTGATCTTGACTAAATATTGCTACTCGCATGATGTGAATTGAGTTTTGTACAATAATAAACTATCATTAGTACGGTTTTAGATACAATGTAAAAACAAGCGAGATTTATCAATAAAGAGTGAATCCCTATTTGTTCATTGATTGCCAAATTTGGCAGATCTTTCTTATATAATTGAAATAGGTAAAAACTATAAAATGGTTGACATAGTTACTGCTTTAGAAAATATTACACCGGCTGGAATTGTTGGAATTATGCTCATATTCATTGCAATATTCATGCTAGTGTCAGCAGGTAGTTGGGCCATCACAAAATATACAAGATCAAAAAATGATACAGTTAATCAGAAAAATGAGATATCTCCATCTAAAATCATTAAAGAAGAACTACAAACCGAATAAAGAATTCCATATTTATCTTCAAAATGAGTTGTTGAAATAGTAGAATTTTTTTGTGCAATAAAAGCCTAGATGTGCTTGAATTTTACTTGATTGTACATGTATGCAGCATTTTTTTCAATATCACCTTGATACGGAATCTTGGAAAGCCCTGTTTCTTTTGTCTCAAGTGCTGCTTGTGCAGATCCTACAGCAAAACAAATTGCCCATAAAACATCTTTTTCTTTTAGAAAAGTGCATGCAAAAGTTGCACAAAAAATATCACCTACTCCTGTAGTATCGCCAATTTCGATATTTGGAATAGTCAAATAGTATAACCTATCATGTGCAAGCAGTGTAATTTCACGCTTGTTTGTATACAGGATATATTTTGCTCCTTTTTTTTGTAGTGCCAACATTGCGCTAGTTTCCGTCAAACCTGTAAGTGAAAAGGCCTCTTCAGGATCTACTTTGATTGCAGATATTCTTGAGAGATCAAGACTAGTTCGTTCAAGAAATATCTTATTTTTTTCATCTACTCTTCGTAGAAAACCCTGTGGATCAAGTAATGTAAATTCAGAATTTTCTTTTATTTTATCAAGTGTTTCTTCAGATATCTCATCAAATACAGGACTAACTATACAACCATCTACATCTGATTTTTCATATTCTATTTCATCACATTTTGTTTTCAAATACAGATTCCTATTAGTCCCAGAAATCTCTAGTAAAAATCTTGTAGTAGGATTTTGTGAAAGGGCATTTTGTGGAATAGTGATTTTATTTTTTTCCAAGTATTCATGAAATCCAAAATCAGATCCTATTTTTGTGTGAAGATCTACATCAAATTTTAGGGCCCTAGCAGTCAATCCACAATAACAAGCTGGTCCACCGGCAGTCTCAACTATAGTACTTGCTCTAGAGATTTCATCAATAGTACAATGCGAAAATATTCCAATCTTCATCTGTTTCTTGGATAAGTAGTACCCATTTAGTCTTTTTTCGATCCTTTATTACCTAAACATACCATACACAATATCTGTCCTTTTTCTACAATCAATTCAACATTGGATAATAAACAAAATGGCATAGGCCATGCATAATTCATTATAAGGCATACTAACTTAAATTTGTTAAATTTCAAGCACTGGTTTATACTATAATTTTTATTCTTGAATTTAATCTAATTTTTCTTGCACAGTAAAACATTTTGTACATTTATACAAAAATCGGTTTTCTTGAATCCACTCATGTTTTCCATCCTTAGATTTTAGACAGTATAGATCTCGGTATTTTGTATAAAACACGTTAGGTCAAATATCATTATAAAGAGGCAAATTAGAGTATAGGCATGCCATTAAAGCGAGCTAGTCGTGGACGACAAAAGGGAGGAAAGGGATCCTCTGGACGTATCCAGTGTACAAATTGTGGTGCTACCGTTCCACGAGACAAGGCAAAAAAGGTCACATCTAGATTGAATCTAGTTGAACACACACTTGCAAAAGAGCTAAGAGCTCAGGGAGCATACATTGCATCTCCAACAGTATTGAAATGGTATTGTATTTCATGCGCAATTCATTTTGGCATACTAAAGATTAGATCTGCAGACTCTAGAAGAAATACCGGCAGACTACGATAGTCAATCTTTAATGTGTCTAGCCGTTGCAATTATTCTTTGAATAAAAGTTATTCCTGCTATAATTGCCACAATTATTACGGCATAATTTAGGAATCCCGCCATTCCAACAATAGCAATTACTAACAGTCGTTCTGCTCTTTCCCCAATTCCTATTCCTTGTAGCTGTACTCCAAGCGATTCAGCTCTTGCTCTTGTATAACTTACAAGAAGCGATAGTGTAATTGCTAAAAGAACTACATATCCATCAACACCATATCCACCTATCAATATTCCAAGAAATATTGCTACTTCAGCAATCTTGTCAAATACAGAGTCCAAAAAGGCGCCTTTTTTTGAGGTCTTTTGTGTAACTCGCGCAACCTGTCCATCAACAATATCAAAAAATCCTGAAACCAAAAGCAAGATTCCCCCAATTATAAAAGAATATTCAAAATGTAGAGCATAGATTACAGCTGACGCAAATGCAAATACAAGACCTACTGCAGTCCAAAAATTTGCAGACAGACCTGTTGATGCAAATATTGTTCCAATTTTTTGCAGAGTAGGTTTTAGACATTCCCTGAAATTGTTAA
This genomic stretch from Nitrosopumilaceae archaeon harbors:
- the pyrG gene encoding CTP synthase (glutamine hydrolyzing); the encoded protein is MQAESVKYIFVTGGVMSGLGKGVVSSSIAKLLQLSNQKVSCVKIDPYLNYDAGTMNPIAHGEVFVTEDGGECDMDIGNYERFLNQNIPKSHNITTAQIYSRVIESERRGEYLGACVQIIPHVTDAIKERIRNIAKSEDLNVLVVECGGTVGDIESLPFLEALRQIRLEDGPENVIFVHVTLAPSLDVVGEQKTKPTQHSVQELRRIGIQPDLLAVRCSYPLETAAKKKISLFSNVSVKDVFSCHDADSILTIPQMLYDQGIIDIIFKKFGKVGLVNTSANWDRWNSIVNSFALINQSVKIAMVGKYVKLADSYVSVNQALKHAGAKIGKNVMIDWIDSEELNGNIDKLSSYQGILVPGGFGDRGSEGIIKTANYAREKNIPYLGICFGFQLAAVAFGRYVCGLDNANSTEISPNTENPVIDLLPEQKTIENKGGSLRLGSNEIKVDDNTLAFKLYKSNTILKRHRHRYEFNQKYLDAFTNKGMTFSGYSDNKKRMEILEIPTHRFYLGVQFHPEFNSRPGFPEASFEAFVNAAAQA
- a CDS encoding winged helix-turn-helix transcriptional regulator, which codes for MRVAIFSQDQERTVKSVKLSLESHGIESFLLGNKQLSKDVDYVVVTGGDRGVRNYFHQDLNTTVPVLGINEFESSGYLAQLDLKEFPTFLNRLKKTDFTIEHVTRLGVKIDGKSVYPVLNDVAIFSSKSATLVEHVLRINGEEVWHDSSDGVIITTPIGSSAYSMSAGGPAIFQDSKVFGIVSVNSLDITRRPLIVSDESSIEIDDISSSLRCEIVMDGKDRFKVDQMVACTKFPIPANIIRMKKDSTTVSALTRKVKLADDLLNMPPSSKLLLKTLEYEGSLTQKELSAKTLLPDRTVRLALRHLLDKGYVKRRVSLRDTRQRIYEIPK
- a CDS encoding PfkB family carbohydrate kinase, with the translated sequence MKIGIFSHCTIDEISRASTIVETAGGPACYCGLTARALKFDVDLHTKIGSDFGFHEYLEKNKITIPQNALSQNPTTRFLLEISGTNRNLYLKTKCDEIEYEKSDVDGCIVSPVFDEISEETLDKIKENSEFTLLDPQGFLRRVDEKNKIFLERTSLDLSRISAIKVDPEEAFSLTGLTETSAMLALQKKGAKYILYTNKREITLLAHDRLYYLTIPNIEIGDTTGVGDIFCATFACTFLKEKDVLWAICFAVGSAQAALETKETGLSKIPYQGDIEKNAAYMYNQVKFKHI
- a CDS encoding 30S ribosomal protein S26e: MPLKRASRGRQKGGKGSSGRIQCTNCGATVPRDKAKKVTSRLNLVEHTLAKELRAQGAYIASPTVLKWYCISCAIHFGILKIRSADSRRNTGRLR
- a CDS encoding CDP-alcohol phosphatidyltransferase family protein, translated to MLNNFRECLKPTLQKIGTIFASTGLSANFWTAVGLVFAFASAVIYALHFEYSFIIGGILLLVSGFFDIVDGQVARVTQKTSKKGAFLDSVFDKIAEVAIFLGILIGGYGVDGYVVLLAITLSLLVSYTRARAESLGVQLQGIGIGERAERLLVIAIVGMAGFLNYAVIIVAIIAGITFIQRIIATARHIKD